Proteins encoded together in one Hylaeus volcanicus isolate JK05 chromosome 3, UHH_iyHylVolc1.0_haploid, whole genome shotgun sequence window:
- the LOC128874401 gene encoding 40S ribosomal protein S3 translates to MDNRSISKKRKFVGDGVFKAELNEFLTRELAEDGYSGVEVRVTPHRTEIILLATHTQSVLGEKGRRIRELTSVVQKRFNFKETQNIELYAEKVATRGLCAIAQAESLRYKLIGGLAVRRACYGVLRFIMESGAKGCEVVVSGKLRGQRAKSMKFVDGLMIHSGEPTNEYVNIATRHVLLRQGVLGIKVKIMLPYDPNGKTGPKKPLPDSVSIVKPKEEIFPTQPTSEVKASKDMPQPAPLAV, encoded by the exons ATGGACAACCGTTCTATCTCAAAGAAGAGAAAG TTTGTCGGAGATGGTGTCTTCAAAGCTGAATTAAACGAGTTTTTAACACGCGAACTCGCTGAAGATGGATATTCTGGAGTAGAGGTACGAGTGACTCCTCATCGTaccgaaattattttgttggcGACTCACACGCAAAGTGTTCTTGGAGAAAAAGGTCGTAGGATCAGAGAATTGACTTCTGTAGTACAAAAGAGGTTCAACTTCAAAGAAACGCAGAATATCGAATTGTATGCTGAAAAAGTTGCGACACGTGGACTTTGCGCTATCGCTCAAGCAGAATCCCTACGTTATAAATTAATAGGAGGTCTCGCTGTACGAAG GGCTTGCTATGGAGTTCTTCGTTTCATCATGGAATCGGGAGCAAAAGGTTGCGAAGTTGTTGTCAGTGGTAAATTGCGTGGACAGAGAGCCAAATCGATGAAGTTTGTTGATGGACTGATGATTCATTCCGGAGAACCTACTAATGAATACGTTAATATCGCGACGCGTCATGTACTTCTTCGACAAG GTGTGCTTGGCATTAAAGTCAAAATTATGCTACCATACGATCCCAATGGCAAGACAGGCCCGAAAAAACCTCTTCCAGATTCTGTTTCTATTGTCAAACcaaaggaagaaatattccCTACGCAACCAACATCCGAAGTGAAAGCATCGAAAGACATGCCACAACCGGCACCGCTTGCAGTGTAA
- the LOC128874400 gene encoding Krueppel homolog 2 — MADTTSTGSGDSSPQVEKGWNALRQHIIDNKIKVGLWITRLFTIIFTIGYIIPIFGNPYNIYYKALMSSAATSALRLHQRVPRVQLNRPFLNLLFLEDSFHYLFYSLIFLYAAPVTLVLIPIFLFALMHFASYLLTLLDCLGQNSLWGARLSISIVEFQSRNILRLCALSEIIILPFTVLLVFTGRAGLLTPIIYYQFLKSRLESQRNPFTRNVFYELRNRLSSISRRQSLPEIVRRMIQGLLLLTQQMVPIRQ, encoded by the exons ATGGCGGATACCACGAGTACAGGTTCGGGTGATAGTTCTCCACAAGTAGAAAAAGGTTGGAATGCTTTGAGGCAACACATTATCGACAATAAGATTAAAGTTGGATTATGGATTACAAGACtttttactattatatttactattgGTTACATCATTCCTATATTTGG gAATCcttataacatttattacaaagCCTTAATGAGTAGTGCAGCAACAAGTGCATTACGGCTTCACCAAAGAGTTCCACGCGTTCAACTTAATAGACCATTTCTAAaccttttatttctcgaaGATTCCTttcactatttattttattctttgattTTCTTGTACGCAGCTCCTGTTACAT TGGTGTTAATtcccatatttttatttgcattgaTGCATTTCGCTAGTTATTTGCTCACATTGCTGGAC TGTTTAGGACAGAATAGTTTGTGGGGAGCACGCCTCTCCATTTCTATAGTGGAATTTCAATCACGGAACATTTTGCGTTTGTGCGCACTATCAGAGATAATTATTTTGCCATTTACTGTTCTCCTCGTATTTAC GGGTCGTGCTGGTTTACTAACgcctattatttattatcaattctTGAAATCTCGTCTAGAATCACAAAGAAATCCATTTACTCGTAATGTGTTTTATGAACTTAGAAATAGACTAAGTTCTATTTCAAGAAGACAGTCTCTGCCGGAAATAGTTCGACGAATGATTCAGGGTCTACTTTTACTCACGCAACAAATGGTTCCGATTCgtcaataa
- the LOC128874399 gene encoding dehydrogenase/reductase SDR family member on chromosome X-like yields the protein MLFISWIFAVMTSVLMYCKHRESCPFIIQRIINEVKYSILGIKEAFNDWKDAKYNKNNDCPPQKGRVAIVTGGSRGIGVDVVKMLLELDMEVIIACRTPAAGDETILRIRESGVKSGVAKVYKLDNSSLKSVKQFATQIKKDYKQIHVLINNAGVMFCPYHETEDGFEQQWAVNYLSHFLLSALLLPLLKAGGHPQQSSRIVNVSSCAHLLGKINFSDINNKNGFISGQAYAQSKLAQEISTKILQNLLKEKKYHVQVYSVHPGIILTDLFIHTAFWRFKFLFQRILKSPKEGATPIVYAAVNKAIENYGGIYISNCRPTPSHPDALDLSIQKQLLNVSLQQVQLNDFFQYIE from the exons atgcTATTCATCAGTTGGATATTTGCTGTAATGACAAGCGTTTTAATGTATTGTAAACATCGAGAAAGTTGTCCCTTCATCATTCAACGAATCATCAACGAAgtgaaatattctatattaggTATCAAAGAAGCTTTCAACGATTGGAAAGATGCAAAATATAACAAGAATAATG attgtCCACCCCAAAAAGGCAGAGTTGCAATTGTAACAGGAGGTTCTAGAGGAATTGGTGTAGATGTGGTTAAAATGCTTTTAGAACTTGATATGGAAGTAATCATTG cTTGTAGAACACCTGCCGCCGGCGACGAAACCATTCTTCGGATTAGAGAGTCCGGTGTAAAATCTGGTGTAGCAAAAGTATACAAACTTGataattcttctttaaagTCTGTAAAACAATTTGCTACACAGATAAAGAAAGATTACAAAcaaattcatgttttaatCAATAATG CTGGTGTTATGTTCTGTCCTTATCATGAGACCGAGGATGGCTTTGAACAACAATGGGCTGTAAATTACttatcacattttttattgtcagCACTTCTATTACCATTATTGAAAGCTGGTGGTCATCCACAACAATCCAGTAGAATTGTTAATGTTTCCTCGTGTGCTCACCTTTTggggaaaattaatttcagtgaCATTAACAACAA AAACGGTTTCATCAGTGGCCAAGCATATGCTCAAAGTAAATTGGCACAAgaaatatctacaaaaatattacaaaatctcttgaaagaaaaaaaatatcatgtaCAAGTTTACTCTGTACATCCAGGCATAATATTAACAGATCTTTTTATACATACTGCTTTTTGGAGATTTAAATTCTTGTTTCAACGGATTCTTAAA TCACCCAAAGAAGGAGCTACACCTATTGTATATGCAGCTGTGAACAAAGCAATTGAAAATTATGGTGGTATATACATCAGCAATTGCCGTCCTACTCCTAGTCATCCAGATGCGCTCGATTTATCTATTCAAAAACAATTGCTCAATGTATCTCTTCAACAAGTGCAGCTAAATGATTTTTTCCAATACATAGagtaa
- the LOC128874402 gene encoding ras-related protein Rab-30-like yields MEDYKFLFKVVLVGNAGVGKTCLVRRFTQGLFPPGQGATIGVDFMIKTVEVENEKVKLQIWDTAGQERFRSITQSYYRSAHALILVYDISCQPTFDCLPDWLREIEEYASNKVLRILVGNKIDREDREIPTHVGEDFAQRHGMYFLETSAKEAENVERLFMEIAAELMEQARSKELPRYDTNTTSINGKTTSIGDTSNCGCSRLS; encoded by the exons ATGGAGGATTATAAGTTTCTCTTTAAAGTTGTGCTCGTCGGAAATGCGGGCGTCGGCAAGACTTGCCTCGTGCGCAGATTTACCCAA GGATTATTTCCTCCTGGTCAGGGTGCAACGATAGGTGTCGATTTTATGATTAAAACCGTAGAAGTAGAAAACGAGAAAGTTAAG CTTCAAATCTGGGACACTGCTGGACAAGAAAGATTTCGTTCGATAACTCAAAGTTATTATAGGTCGGCTCATGCTCTGATTTTAGTTTACGATATTTCTTGTCAACCAACGTTCGATTGTCTACCAGATTGGTTACGCGAAATCGAAGAATATGCGAGTAATAAAGTTCTTAGGATATTAGTAG GTAATAAAATTGATCGGGAAGATAGAGAAATACCGACGCATGTCGGAGAAGATTTTGCACAAAGACATGGAATGTACTTCTTGGAAACGTCTGCTAAAGAAGCAGAAAATGTAGAACGTTTGTTCATGGAAATAGCAGCAGAACTCATGGAG CAAGCACGCAGTAAAGAACTGCCTAGATATGACACAAATACAACTTCGATAAACGGGAAAACAACATCGATCGGTGATACAAGTAACTGTGGTTGTAGTCGACTTTCTTAA